AAACCCACCTCAATGCCCTGGCCATCTCGGAAATAGGACTGCCTGGGATAGAGGCGCAAGAAGGGGCCAGGCCGACCATTATGCGCTTGGTCGTAGATGACAACGACCGGATGCCGCTCACAACGGAGGTGAAGTCCGGATTGGATATCCTTCCGGGTAAATTCAATGAGATTAAGTCGGTTTTTAAAAGAGTGATCAAGGACTTCGCTCCCAAACTTGAGACCAAGGCCTCAAACTGGTATTCGGATCAATGGGTCGAACAAAATCTGGCCAAACTGGCCGAGCATCTCGACACGGCCCTTATTCGCTGGCGGCATTTGTATCGTTCGGCCAGAACGATCCTTACCAGAGCTACCCAGAAGATCGAGAGCGGCACGCTCAGTCTGGGCAGCGACGAATATCGCAAACACAAACGAAATCAGGATCAGGCCACCCGCCAACTGGATCTTCTCCGTAATAATCTTGGCGGCCGGTCCTCGGAGTTGTCCGAATTCTACCCCTATCGTTACTTGGCCTCAGAAGGATTCCTGCCCGGTTACAACTTCACCCGCCTGCCGCTGCGGATCTTTTTACCCACCAGCGATTCATCCGGCGAATTTATCTCACGGCCACGATCTATCGCCTTACGGGAGTTCGGTCCGCGGAACATCATTTACTATAATGGACGTAAATACCGTGTTTCCCAATTGATTGTGCAGGATGCCGAGTCCTCCCTGTTCGAGGCCAAGATCAGCAAAAAAGCCGGGTACTTCCTGACTGGAGACCAGAAAGACCTGGAGATCTGTCCCTTCACCGGTCTCAACCTGGGGGACAATGCCAACAAGGATCACCTCCACCATCTGCTGGAAATGACCGAATCCCGGGCTGAAGAAGTGGACCGCATTTCCTGCGAAGAAGAGGAGCGGGTGTCCCGTGGATATGAGATCAGGACTTACTTTTCAGTGGATGGCGGGCATCTGGAGCGTGTTCAAAAGGCAGTAGTCCGATCAAGTGAAAGTGCCCTGCTAAACCTCCGATATATACCGGCGGCGCGCCTGGTCTATGTAAACTATCAATGGCGCTCGAACCAGTCGGAAGGGTTTCCCATCGGCCTCTTGTCCGGGGACTGGCGAAGTTTAATGCCCGAGCCGAATAATAATCTAAGGGAAGACTTTCGCCTGGTGAAGCTGTGGACCTCTAATCTGGCCGATGCCCTTCACATCGAGCCGATTCCGGCACTTGGGCTCAAGGCCGAGGGGGTCATCACCTTACAGCATGCCCTGAAACGGGCCATCGAGAGCGTTTTTCAAGTGGAGCCCAATGAGATTGGGGTGGTTGCCGTGGGCGATCCGGAAGTACCCAACGTCTTGCTTTACGAGGCCTCGGAAGGCAGCCTCGGCATCCTCTCCCAGTTTGTGGATGTGGGGGGAGTCGAGATCTTTCACAAAGTCATTGAGCAGGCGATGGCTGTTTGCCGTTATGATGACGATAACTATAAGGGACCGGCCAGTTATGATGACCTGTTAAGCTATTACAACCAACGGGACCACAAGATTATCGATCGCCACTTGATCAAGGATGCATTAGGGAAGCTTAGCATCTGCAATGTCGAAATTCAGACCAACCCCGGGTTTGGAAGTTATGAGGACCAATATCAGACCCTGCTGCGCGGCTTTGACCCGAATTCCTCAACAGAGCGAAGGTTTCTCGATTTCCTCTATCAAAATGGTCTGCGTTTGCCGGACGGGGCTCAAAAACGCGTCGAAGGACTTTATGTCCAGCCCGATTTTTACTACGAACCCCGTATTTGGGTGTTTTGCGATGGAACCCCGCATGATGATCCTGTAGTGCAAGCCGAAGATGAAGCCAAGCGGCAAGCCGTCATTGCCCAAGGGGACGAAGTCTGGGTTTATTACTACCGGGACAATCTGGCGGAAAAAGTGGCGGCCAGACCGGACATCTTCAGGAAAGTGCGATGACTACATTGTTCCAACCCGGAAAACTGGTTTCCCTGCGCGGGCGCGACTGGATCGTGCTTCCTACGGAAGACAAGGATCTTCTGATTGTCAAGCCTCTGGGAGGCTTCGAGGATGAAATCGCCGGCATTTATCTACCCCTTAATATCGAAGCCGACCGGCCTAAAGATGCCAGATTCTTGGAACCGTCCAAAGAAGACTTGGGAGACATCAGCACGGCCCGTTTGCTATATGACTCGGCCCGATTGGCTTTTCGAAACGGCGCTGGACCTTTCCGATCTCTGGCCAAGCTCTCCTTTCGCCCCAGATCCTACCAAATGGTTCCGCTCATTATGGCCCTGCGGCAGGAGGCGGTGCGCTTATTGGTTGCTGACGATGTCGGCGTGGGCAAAACCATTGAGGCCCTTCTGATCGTCAAAGAATTGCTGGAGCGTCGCAAGATCAAGCGATTTGCCGTCGTCTGTCTGCCTCACCTTTGCGAACAGTGGCAGGAGGAGATTCGGGCTAAGCTCGACTTGGAAGCCGTTATCATCCGCTCCAATACTCAGGCGCGGTTGGATCGCCAAATTCAGGGGGATACCAGCGTTTACGACTATTATCCTTACCAGGTCATCAGTATCGATTTTATCAAATCCGACGTACGGCGCGATGTCTTTATCGAGCAATGTCCGGAATTGGTGATCGTGGACGAGGCCCATACCTGCACCCGACCCGCCGGGGCGTCAGCCGCCCAACAACAACGCTATCACCTGGTAAGCCGCATTGCCAGGAAACCCGACCAACAACTTATTATGCTCACCGCCACCCCCCATAGCGGCAAGCCGGAAGAATTTCATTCCCTGTTGGGTTTACTCCGGAAAAATTTCGAGACCATTGACCTCCCCAACTCCAGTCAGGCCCAGCGCCGAGATCTGGCCCGCTTTTTCGTCCAGCGCAAACGGGCCGATGTCGAGAAATGGATGGGCGAAGATACGCCCTTCCCTGAAAGAGAGGCCTTCGAGTGGCCTTATGATCTATCCCGGGGCTATGCCCGATTCTTTGACGATATTCTCGATTTCGCCCGCAAGCTGATCGCCCCCGATCCCATCCAAGGGAGACAAAAACGGGTTCAATATTGGACGGCCCTGGCCCTGTTGCGCGGCGTCATGTCCAGCCCGGCCGCCGGTATCGAGATGTTTAACACCCGTCTTTCTAACCTGGTTTCTGTGGCCGGCGACGACGCTGAAACCTCAACCAAAGGCGAGGAGGTAAGCGAGGAAAACCCCGTCCGCGACACCGAGTTTGGTTTCGAGGGCGACAACGCACCAACACAGGTTATCGAGCGTAACGACTGGACCGGCCACCAGCGTCAAAGGCTCCGGGCTTTTGCCCTTCAATTGGAGAGTTTGGGAACTTTGAAGGATGATCAGAAGCTCGCTTCAGCCGAGCTGATTCTTGAGGACTGGTTGGCTACCGGTTTCAATCCGGTGGTATTCTGCCGCTATATCGCGACGGCCAATTACGTAGGGGAAAGGCTTGCACCGGGGTTGAAAAAAAGATTCCCCAGGCTTGATTGCCAGGTC
This genomic stretch from Deltaproteobacteria bacterium harbors:
- a CDS encoding DUF1998 domain-containing protein — translated: MLECLYSLRTENYRAFIFQLMQMLEDADYLKSQTARSELNEEVLIYRLKVEKILWKLGDGETIKADIIKRRSYKDQTPLPNKFFQEIYQRDFSKIKRLRAEDHTGQLSTDDRQEREDRFRADWYLDEAKTRLDEKLIRSKSISALFCSPTMELGIDIGGLSVVHLRNAPPNPANYVQRSGRAGRSGQGALVFTYCSGYSPHDRHYFQYQADLVAGAVQTPRLDLCNRELLETHLNALAISEIGLPGIEAQEGARPTIMRLVVDDNDRMPLTTEVKSGLDILPGKFNEIKSVFKRVIKDFAPKLETKASNWYSDQWVEQNLAKLAEHLDTALIRWRHLYRSARTILTRATQKIESGTLSLGSDEYRKHKRNQDQATRQLDLLRNNLGGRSSELSEFYPYRYLASEGFLPGYNFTRLPLRIFLPTSDSSGEFISRPRSIALREFGPRNIIYYNGRKYRVSQLIVQDAESSLFEAKISKKAGYFLTGDQKDLEICPFTGLNLGDNANKDHLHHLLEMTESRAEEVDRISCEEEERVSRGYEIRTYFSVDGGHLERVQKAVVRSSESALLNLRYIPAARLVYVNYQWRSNQSEGFPIGLLSGDWRSLMPEPNNNLREDFRLVKLWTSNLADALHIEPIPALGLKAEGVITLQHALKRAIESVFQVEPNEIGVVAVGDPEVPNVLLYEASEGSLGILSQFVDVGGVEIFHKVIEQAMAVCRYDDDNYKGPASYDDLLSYYNQRDHKIIDRHLIKDALGKLSICNVEIQTNPGFGSYEDQYQTLLRGFDPNSSTERRFLDFLYQNGLRLPDGAQKRVEGLYVQPDFYYEPRIWVFCDGTPHDDPVVQAEDEAKRQAVIAQGDEVWVYYYRDNLAEKVAARPDIFRKVR
- a CDS encoding DEAD/DEAH box helicase, which encodes MTTLFQPGKLVSLRGRDWIVLPTEDKDLLIVKPLGGFEDEIAGIYLPLNIEADRPKDARFLEPSKEDLGDISTARLLYDSARLAFRNGAGPFRSLAKLSFRPRSYQMVPLIMALRQEAVRLLVADDVGVGKTIEALLIVKELLERRKIKRFAVVCLPHLCEQWQEEIRAKLDLEAVIIRSNTQARLDRQIQGDTSVYDYYPYQVISIDFIKSDVRRDVFIEQCPELVIVDEAHTCTRPAGASAAQQQRYHLVSRIARKPDQQLIMLTATPHSGKPEEFHSLLGLLRKNFETIDLPNSSQAQRRDLARFFVQRKRADVEKWMGEDTPFPEREAFEWPYDLSRGYARFFDDILDFARKLIAPDPIQGRQKRVQYWTALALLRGVMSSPAAGIEMFNTRLSNLVSVAGDDAETSTKGEEVSEENPVRDTEFGFEGDNAPTQVIERNDWTGHQRQRLRAFALQLESLGTLKDDQKLASAELILEDWLATGFNPVVFCRYIATANYVGERLAPGLKKRFPRLDCQVITSELPDEMRKQRIEEMGKSPLRVLVATDCLSEGINLQEHFTAVLHYDLPWNPNRLEQREGRVDRFGQRSLKVKACLLYGAGNPIDGIVLDVLLRKVREIKRATGINVPFPEDSQSIIDTITQALLLNPDRQIERKRNQQQIEFDFGDFEEAAAAKVKVTRKIDEAAEREKVSRSIFAQNVIKDKEIEADLREMDEAIGDPKAVEEFVTSTLNNLFGVQVTQDRRGYRIVLGNLPRQLCDLLPPGDPVKVSFQSPTPEGYHYLGRNHRFVEQLCQLVMANTLARVDKRAARAAVIRTRQVAVKTTLLLFRCRNVIEQSKGGQQIVAEEMLLGGWRGTPQQREFLNHGQAKSLLAEARASSDLSHQARAGFLENELKLLSTLKVEFDAIAEQQSKRLVEAHERFSALMDRQRFQVVYPVLPMDLLGVYILLPE